A stretch of the Candidatus Jettenia sp. AMX2 genome encodes the following:
- a CDS encoding transposase: protein MIRGEVYKTSLVLGLVDSCYRSYPKGFVANVQKGEVPGRYESLARYLAKYVVSPPISLKRIDEYDGERVRYHYRSHKTERVEQEEVDVYTFIGRMIQHILPKGFKRIRYYGVQATRTFEKVKGVIQKALSKVSRVVKGAIKIIEEKRYRGRYKDGTGKDPFICEHCGQEMEVCTIWHPRYGVIYDELDEIRRGKYEQKAKEAIGEGGNRRAVRSSTEGVQISLFSMWN from the coding sequence GTGATAAGAGGCGAGGTTTATAAAACCTCGCTTGTTTTAGGTCTAGTAGATAGTTGTTATAGGAGCTATCCGAAAGGATTTGTAGCGAATGTACAAAAGGGAGAAGTACCGGGTCGATATGAGAGTTTAGCGAGATATTTGGCGAAATACGTGGTGAGTCCGCCGATATCGCTAAAGAGAATAGATGAATATGATGGAGAGAGAGTAAGGTATCATTATCGTTCGCATAAGACAGAGCGGGTAGAGCAAGAAGAAGTGGATGTGTATACGTTTATAGGGAGGATGATCCAGCATATACTTCCCAAAGGGTTTAAGAGGATAAGATATTATGGAGTGCAGGCGACAAGGACATTTGAAAAGGTTAAGGGAGTTATTCAAAAAGCCTTGTCCAAGGTCAGCAGAGTAGTGAAGGGTGCGATAAAGATAATAGAGGAGAAGAGGTACAGAGGTAGATACAAGGATGGCACTGGTAAAGACCCATTTATCTGTGAGCATTGTGGTCAAGAGATGGAAGTTTGTACAATATGGCATCCTCGGTATGGAGTGATTTATGACGAGTTGGATGAGATAAGAAGGGGTAAGTATGAGCAAAAGGCGAAAGAAGCCATTGGAGAGGGAGGTAATAGGAGAGCCGTTCGGTCCTCCACCGAAGGAGTACAAATATCGTTGTTCAGTATGTGGAACTGA
- a CDS encoding fructose-bisphosphatase class II, producing the protein MKITKDGILFIKDESFDPKRIDDPHILEAYIPEAHYLRMSGEGLQLVNRNELRHAVGVVAARSLRYMGTNDQGFNIFRLRSMAIWWLRHIYNSFNWWKAYVVNAEGERADMPMLYIGEEFGTSTGHTENEVDIVLSAFENARCLVSQKYEGGVIFAVGYSERGGLFNSPDMYGVKTIVGNRYKGAGVSVVYGITKNLHLMAGHILKKKNKEISGQNIRNEIKQMKVVVLDRPRHNKLIKRLREYGAQLILVNDDDLTPTLAVTQGEIDLIIGVGGIPEAILSAIIVEELGGEMTLRILPSDVARDEKLLGKISNWNYFRKNEVDILKNFKIVRPGTEKGNEIPWDSILSSKDLARGEDKVFTASIIKKNSWIRFPDGRVVPGVEMELETGTITVYVVRIEGKNMEIVPVLYKTAINKYPVQNNYKYSSVACNRLTGDILFEMEEAYAEFGMFQKAKECIRAVKTSECMNDDLIQKCNFLYEYVEGLDDLANKPAHDEKAIISHFEKVCRLGREDEVGIRSARMIKKFYEYLGDKYCHNHHDNKAISCYKEALKYSTHELKLYRKVDSIYMKDMLEEYFHLIDRIYEEHGYREPDNWEQHKLGIALDIFNGNEGYLKSLCREPWLIFFRRTVLHGEKPSYKLAILTKLLWLQERLSRANDEELSLFLIKEFGIRKDEIDSILNYRKEKKLFRSVIELYCVPGLSLECLTKLLLPQVKVESQNELEDAHIPLSISFVEAMERRYENMMDELKEGFMKEAQEHSYALAEAYHYVGLALYHIGDDEGAKEYYKKALVRFGEIIEKFEGITLVNAQYRIGNLYEELALLYEREQEDFYNRAIDAYTCIVDEHRSKVLFGSIRELISVRIKQARERIEHLKKELNSVMIKANPG; encoded by the coding sequence ATGAAGATAACAAAGGATGGTATTCTCTTCATAAAAGATGAAAGTTTTGATCCAAAACGGATTGACGACCCCCATATTCTTGAGGCATATATTCCGGAAGCTCATTATCTGAGGATGTCGGGTGAAGGGCTTCAACTGGTAAACAGGAATGAGTTAAGACATGCTGTTGGAGTCGTTGCCGCAAGGTCTTTGCGGTATATGGGTACAAATGATCAGGGTTTTAATATCTTTCGTTTGCGTAGTATGGCTATATGGTGGCTCAGGCATATCTATAATAGCTTTAACTGGTGGAAGGCATACGTAGTGAATGCGGAAGGAGAACGGGCAGACATGCCCATGCTCTATATCGGAGAAGAATTTGGCACTTCTACAGGGCATACGGAAAACGAGGTTGACATCGTGCTCAGCGCATTTGAAAATGCCAGGTGTTTGGTCAGTCAGAAATATGAAGGAGGGGTAATTTTTGCTGTTGGCTACAGCGAAAGAGGAGGGTTGTTCAATTCTCCCGATATGTATGGGGTGAAGACAATTGTTGGAAATAGATATAAAGGTGCCGGTGTCAGCGTGGTTTATGGAATTACAAAGAATTTACATCTCATGGCGGGGCACATACTGAAAAAGAAAAACAAGGAAATCTCAGGGCAAAATATCCGTAATGAAATTAAGCAAATGAAAGTCGTTGTTCTGGACAGGCCGAGGCATAATAAGCTCATTAAAAGACTTAGAGAGTATGGTGCTCAGTTAATTCTTGTCAATGATGATGATCTTACCCCTACCCTTGCAGTCACACAAGGTGAAATTGATTTGATTATAGGGGTAGGTGGAATTCCTGAGGCAATTTTAAGTGCTATTATCGTTGAAGAATTAGGTGGTGAAATGACCCTGAGGATTTTGCCTTCGGATGTGGCACGTGATGAGAAATTATTGGGAAAAATCAGTAACTGGAATTACTTCAGGAAAAACGAGGTTGATATTTTAAAGAATTTTAAGATCGTAAGGCCAGGAACAGAAAAAGGAAATGAGATACCATGGGATTCAATCTTGTCTTCAAAAGATTTGGCCAGGGGGGAGGATAAGGTTTTTACCGCGAGTATTATTAAAAAAAACTCATGGATAAGATTCCCGGATGGAAGAGTAGTTCCCGGGGTTGAGATGGAACTGGAAACAGGAACAATTACCGTATATGTGGTTCGTATTGAAGGTAAAAACATGGAGATTGTGCCGGTTCTTTACAAAACAGCAATCAATAAATATCCGGTGCAAAACAATTATAAATATTCCTCAGTGGCGTGTAACAGACTAACAGGGGATATTCTCTTCGAGATGGAAGAGGCATATGCAGAATTCGGTATGTTCCAAAAAGCAAAGGAATGTATACGGGCGGTTAAGACAAGTGAATGCATGAATGATGATTTAATCCAAAAATGTAATTTTCTGTACGAATATGTAGAAGGACTGGATGATCTTGCGAATAAACCTGCTCATGACGAAAAAGCCATAATAAGCCATTTTGAAAAAGTGTGCCGCTTGGGCAGGGAAGACGAGGTAGGGATCAGATCCGCACGGATGATAAAAAAATTTTATGAATATCTTGGAGATAAATATTGCCATAATCATCACGATAACAAAGCTATTAGCTGTTATAAAGAGGCCCTGAAATACAGTACACATGAATTAAAACTCTACCGGAAGGTTGATTCCATCTATATGAAAGATATGCTTGAGGAATATTTTCATCTGATCGACAGAATATATGAGGAACATGGATATAGAGAACCCGATAACTGGGAACAACATAAGCTTGGAATTGCATTAGATATTTTTAATGGTAATGAGGGGTATTTAAAATCGCTTTGCAGAGAACCATGGCTTATATTTTTCAGAAGAACAGTGTTGCATGGGGAAAAACCTTCTTATAAATTAGCAATCCTTACCAAATTGCTTTGGTTGCAGGAAAGATTAAGCCGGGCAAATGATGAAGAACTTTCTTTGTTTCTGATTAAAGAGTTTGGAATAAGAAAGGATGAGATAGATAGTATACTTAATTACAGAAAGGAGAAGAAACTTTTTCGCTCGGTGATAGAACTTTATTGCGTACCTGGATTGAGTCTGGAATGTCTGACAAAGTTACTCCTTCCGCAGGTAAAGGTAGAAAGCCAGAATGAATTGGAAGATGCTCATATTCCATTAAGCATCAGTTTTGTCGAAGCAATGGAACGAAGATATGAGAATATGATGGATGAACTCAAAGAAGGATTTATGAAAGAGGCACAGGAACATTCCTATGCCCTGGCGGAAGCATATCATTATGTTGGGCTTGCACTCTATCATATTGGTGATGATGAAGGTGCAAAAGAATATTATAAAAAAGCACTGGTAAGGTTCGGTGAAATAATAGAGAAATTCGAAGGAATAACACTGGTTAATGCTCAATATCGTATCGGGAATTTATATGAGGAATTAGCCCTGCTCTACGAGAGGGAACAGGAGGATTTTTACAACAGGGCAATCGATGCGTATACGTGCATTGTAGATGAGCATCGGTCAAAGGTATTATTTGGTTCTATACGGGAATTAATTTCCGTCAGAATAAAACAGGCAAGGGAGAGGATTGAACATCTTAAAAAAGAACTGAATTCCGTTATGATAAAGGCAAACCCAGGGTAA
- a CDS encoding IS1380 family transposase, with protein MSKKSEQKYNKILSRRKQKIERRLGRKQWEEQDRPMFRARNIHYEIAERNQAINCGGIGAIHQMVLKCGLVKEIDEKLELLKMHMPYHESDHVLNIAYNVLSGNIRLEDIELNRQDEGYLNAVGAQRIPDPTTAGDFTRRFRREDILKLMECINTGRLRVWKEARKEILEEALVDIDGTIAKTYGGCKEGMDISYKGIWGYAPLIISLWNTKEVLYLVNRPGNKPSHDGCVEWVDRAIGLVKPYARRICVRGDTDFSLTENFDRWSREVDFVFGMDAHKVLVRHAEELPGKAWRVLSRKPKYRVKTKERSKPEKVKERIVKEREYKDIRLASEHVSEFEYRPMKCKQSYRVIVLMKNLSVEKGEKVLLDDIRYFFYITTRRDMTAEELVELANGRCDQENVVEQLKNGVNAMKMPVRDLESNWAYMVMAALAWNLKSWFGLLMPNAVRGMQVQKMEFRRFLNTLILLPCQILKTGRKIVYRILRYNDWLKDFFATWERIRRLKMCMRE; from the coding sequence ATGAGCAAAAAATCAGAACAGAAGTATAACAAAATACTCAGCAGAAGGAAACAAAAAATCGAAAGGCGACTGGGGCGGAAGCAGTGGGAAGAGCAAGACCGACCGATGTTCAGAGCGAGGAACATTCATTACGAGATAGCAGAAAGGAACCAGGCAATAAACTGTGGAGGGATAGGAGCAATCCATCAGATGGTGCTAAAATGCGGGTTAGTAAAAGAGATTGACGAGAAACTTGAATTGTTGAAGATGCACATGCCCTACCATGAATCAGATCATGTATTGAACATAGCGTATAATGTTCTTTCAGGGAATATACGATTAGAGGATATAGAGCTGAATCGTCAGGATGAGGGGTATCTGAACGCAGTGGGAGCGCAGAGGATACCAGACCCGACGACAGCCGGAGATTTTACCCGGCGGTTCAGGAGAGAAGATATTCTAAAGCTGATGGAGTGCATCAATACAGGTCGGCTTCGTGTATGGAAAGAAGCGAGAAAGGAGATCCTTGAAGAAGCGCTGGTTGATATAGACGGTACGATAGCGAAGACATATGGTGGATGTAAAGAGGGGATGGACATATCGTACAAAGGGATATGGGGATATGCACCGTTAATCATATCGTTGTGGAATACGAAAGAGGTGTTGTATCTGGTAAATAGACCTGGTAACAAGCCGAGCCATGATGGGTGTGTGGAGTGGGTAGACCGTGCGATAGGATTGGTGAAGCCGTATGCCAGGCGGATATGTGTGAGAGGAGACACGGACTTTTCGCTGACGGAGAATTTTGATCGGTGGTCACGGGAGGTAGACTTTGTTTTTGGGATGGATGCACATAAGGTTCTGGTAAGACATGCAGAGGAGTTACCGGGGAAAGCATGGAGGGTGTTAAGCCGTAAACCGAAATATAGGGTAAAGACCAAGGAGAGAAGCAAGCCGGAAAAGGTAAAAGAGCGGATCGTGAAGGAACGAGAATATAAGGATATTCGTTTGGCGAGTGAGCATGTGTCGGAGTTTGAGTATCGGCCAATGAAGTGTAAACAGAGCTATCGGGTAATTGTGCTGATGAAAAACCTGAGTGTAGAAAAGGGCGAGAAGGTGTTGCTTGATGATATACGATACTTTTTTTACATTACTACCCGGCGGGATATGACGGCAGAGGAATTGGTGGAGTTGGCAAACGGGCGCTGTGATCAGGAGAATGTGGTAGAGCAGTTGAAGAACGGTGTAAATGCGATGAAGATGCCGGTAAGGGATTTGGAGAGCAACTGGGCGTATATGGTCATGGCAGCGCTGGCGTGGAATTTAAAGTCATGGTTTGGGTTGTTGATGCCCAACGCGGTGAGGGGAATGCAGGTACAGAAGATGGAATTTCGACGGTTTCTGAATACCCTGATTTTACTTCCCTGTCAAATCCTGAAAACGGGGAGGAAGATCGTATACCGAATCCTTAGATATAATGACTGGCTGAAGGATTTCTTTGCCACGTGGGAGCGGATCCGTAGGCTGAAGATGTGCATGAGAGAATAA
- a CDS encoding transposase, which yields MDDFFSRVSRKEIEGGYIVVLQTHGRNGQYNPHLHIIATSGGIDKNTGKCEHLEYLPYPMLHKKWQWYLLEMIREEMDTEEIERLVLIQA from the coding sequence ATGGATGATTTTTTTAGCAGAGTCAGTAGAAAGGAGATAGAGGGGGGGTACATAGTAGTATTACAGACGCATGGAAGAAATGGGCAGTATAATCCGCATCTTCATATCATAGCAACGAGCGGTGGAATAGATAAAAATACAGGGAAGTGTGAACATTTGGAATATTTGCCGTATCCGATGTTACATAAGAAGTGGCAGTGGTATTTACTGGAGATGATAAGAGAGGAAATGGATACGGAAGAGATAGAGAGGCTAGTCCTTATCCAAGCGTGA
- a CDS encoding RCC1 repeat- and reductase domain-containing protein translates to MKTTFLNHLYNKLFVLSRIAILCFLPLFFSMSASASILLQVSGGGFHSLVLKPDGTVLAWGQNMHGQVGDGTNTNRNTPVQVKGLSSVIAISGGAWHSVTLKSDGTVWAWGSNWTGQLGDSTTISRNKPVQVNNLGDIVAISAKGLHSLALKSDGTVWSWGRNVHGQLGDGTNTDKNTPVQVRRLSDVIAISAGGYHNLAQKADGTIWAWGLNQNGQLGDGSVTNRNIPVQVSGLKDISSIHCGGDHSIVLKNDGTVWVWGFNQFGQLGDKSVDNRSTPSSVNNLKDVIAVDGGGDHSIVLTSDGKVLTWGNNENGQLGDGTTISKAFPVQVSAIDDITAIASGGQHNIAIRSNGTVWTWGLNRTGQLGDGSTVSKKTPVPAETN, encoded by the coding sequence ATGAAGACAACATTTTTAAACCATTTGTACAACAAATTATTTGTTTTATCCCGGATTGCAATTTTATGTTTTTTACCCTTGTTTTTCAGCATGTCTGCTTCCGCATCGATACTCTTACAGGTCTCAGGCGGAGGGTTTCACAGCCTCGTCCTGAAACCTGATGGTACGGTTTTGGCCTGGGGACAAAATATGCATGGCCAGGTTGGAGACGGAACAAATACGAACAGAAACACACCCGTACAAGTAAAAGGTCTGAGCAGTGTAATCGCAATTAGTGGAGGTGCGTGGCACAGCGTTACCTTAAAGTCAGACGGTACGGTATGGGCATGGGGAAGCAACTGGACAGGACAACTTGGAGATAGTACAACCATAAGCAGGAATAAGCCCGTTCAGGTAAATAACCTCGGAGATATTGTCGCAATTTCAGCGAAAGGACTGCACAGTCTCGCCTTGAAATCAGACGGAACAGTCTGGAGCTGGGGACGGAATGTCCATGGTCAACTGGGTGACGGAACCAATACTGATAAAAACACCCCCGTACAAGTCAGAAGGCTAAGTGATGTTATTGCTATTTCAGCAGGAGGATACCATAACCTTGCCCAAAAGGCAGATGGTACAATCTGGGCATGGGGACTTAACCAGAATGGGCAATTGGGGGATGGATCTGTAACAAACAGGAATATCCCTGTTCAGGTAAGCGGGCTTAAAGATATCAGCAGTATACATTGCGGAGGCGATCACAGCATAGTCCTGAAGAATGATGGTACAGTTTGGGTATGGGGATTTAATCAATTCGGTCAGTTAGGAGATAAGTCGGTGGATAACAGAAGTACCCCATCCTCTGTAAACAACCTTAAAGATGTCATAGCAGTTGACGGCGGAGGTGACCACAGCATTGTTCTCACATCGGATGGCAAGGTTTTGACATGGGGAAATAACGAAAATGGTCAATTAGGGGACGGCACTACCATAAGTAAAGCCTTCCCTGTCCAGGTAAGTGCAATTGATGACATTACCGCTATTGCCAGCGGAGGACAGCACAACATTGCTATAAGGTCAAATGGTACAGTATGGACATGGGGATTAAACAGAACAGGTCAATTGGGAGACGGGTCTACCGTTAGTAAAAAAACCCCAGTTCCAGCAGAAACTAATTAA